In Archocentrus centrarchus isolate MPI-CPG fArcCen1 chromosome 24, fArcCen1, whole genome shotgun sequence, one DNA window encodes the following:
- the wdcp gene encoding LOW QUALITY PROTEIN: WD repeat and coiled-coil-containing protein (The sequence of the model RefSeq protein was modified relative to this genomic sequence to represent the inferred CDS: inserted 5 bases in 5 codons; deleted 8 bases in 7 codons; substituted 3 bases at 3 genomic stop codons), protein MDLGKAKLLRTGLNTLHQAIHPVHGIAWTDGKQVCLTSLYFINGSVKFGDTNVIGQFEHVFGLFWGPLCCSDSPALLAVQHKKHVTVWQLQLSALEQNKLLCTQTCEMSEPFPLLSQGCVWHPKLDILAVLTKRDTSVLFSVRVDNRRIKADIKGSGLIHCACWTKDGTRLVVAIGSALHSYIWNDIQKSLVACSFCPIFDVGGYICAIEATGEAQVAVSTELPLDKICGLNASIAFDLPTETEALHSQVMPDDDSLWNRGRRSFESERSFIPSSGPLDLTHLLARTPSFXPSHLIHLRRRDTVTGTGQDSXHXILVTYEXKVTTTRKVSIPGILVPDIVAFDPXGSTVAVASNTCNMVLVYCITASAMPNIQQISLQQNERPKGVCFLNEKILLLMVGRQKSNDPAFLPSANTDKYILHLIAKELMYDGESPMXSCIPSPSAHSHESTSNFCTGIRRHSEHLSKDDRERPGXKNLVLPGKGVVCSPGNRRRLVEEVSTNTAEISDRAPSSASSVTVENFDIDHISRMASLAVAGQVSRDSXRASSPRFETSDKMHSEPTLPMPEKTPGSGKERAVEQLVHNMERLFTRFTEVQQCLTEIRDYTQNGKKATIVYPQCLRTPYVNVTCQVQFYMQLSENVFIDERRPVLLCDGKLCLRILQDLFNLTIVEMMYGPLWIVLVADADGFVPLTFKPKEELTVRNGKRKSTLRTPGSPENSCPSSPAPTQSPSTTTEAST, encoded by the exons ATGGATCTTGGTAAGGCAAAGCTGCTCAGGACAGGTCTCAACACACTGCACCAAGCCATTCACCCTGTACATGGGATTGCGTGGACGGACGGCAAGCAGGTCTGCCTAACATCTCTCTACTTTATCAATGGCAGCGTGAAGTTTGGGGATACCAATGTCATTGGGCAGTTCGAGCATGTATTCGGACTCTTCTGGGGCCCGCTGTGCTGCTCTGATTCTCCCGCTTTGCTGGCTGTCCAGCACAAGAAGCATGTTACTGTGTGGCAACTGCAGCTCAGTGCTCTCGAGCAGAACAAGTTGCTGTGCACGCAGACCTGTGAGATGAGCGAGCCTTTCCCGTTGCTCTCTCAAGGCTGTGTTTGGCACCCTAAACTGGATATTTTAGCTGTGCTGACTAAGAGAGACACTTCTGTGCTGTTTTCTGTCAGGGTGGACAACAGGAGAATCAAAGCAGATATCAAAGGTAGCGGACTCATCCACTGTGCATGCTGGACTAAGGATGGCACACGCCTGGTGGTGGCTATAGGCAGTGCCCTTCACTCCTACATCTGGAATGACATCCAAAAGAGTCTGGTGGCCTGTTCTTTCTGTCCCATCTTCGATGTGGGAGGCTATATCTGTGCCATTGAG GCCACAGGCGAAGCTCAAGTAGCTGTT TCTACAGAGCTGCCGCTGGATAAGATATGTGGGTTAAATGCT AGCATAGCATTCGACTTACCAACTGAGACCGAGGCCCTGCACAGCCAGGTCATGCCAGATGATGACAGCCTT TGGAATCGAGGGAGAAGATCCTTCGAATCAGAAAGGTCCTTCATCCCTAGCTCAGGTCCCCTTGATCTTACCCATCTCTTGGCGAGGACACCGTCGTTCTGACCCAGCCACCTTATCCACTTGCGTCGCAGA GACACTGTGACAGGCACCGGCCAGGACTCCTAAC TCATTCTGGTCACCTATG GAAAGGTCACCACCACTCGTAAAGTCAGCATTCCGGGGATTTTGGTCCCAGACATTGTGGCTTTTGATC GTGGTTCCACAGTTGCAGTTGCTTCAAACACCTGCAACATGGTTCTTGTCTACTGCATCACAGCCTCTGCAATGCCGAACATACAGCAGATCTCACTGCAGCAGAATGAGAGGCCCAAAGGAGTCTGCTTCCTCAATGAGAAGATTTTACTGTTAATGGTGGGCAGACAGAAGTCCAATGACCCTGCCTTCCTCCCGTCTGCTAACACTGATAAATACATTCTTCATCTCATAGCCAAAGAGTTGATGTACGATGGAGAGTCTCCAA TCTCCTGTATACCATCCCCCTCTGCTCACAGCCATGAGTCCACCTCTAATTTCTGCACAGGTATTAGGAGGCACTCAGAGCACCTGTCAAAGGATGACAGAGAGCGCCCAGGATAAAAGAACTTGGTACTGCCTGGAAAGGGAGTAGTTTGTTCGCCAGGGAACAGGCGAAGATTGGTT GAGGAGGTGAGCACCAACACTGCGGAAATATCAGACAGAGCCCCGTCCAGTGCCTCTTCTGTTACTGTGGAAAAT TTTGACATAGACCACATCAGCCGCATGGCCAGCCTGGCAGTGGCCGGACAGGTCAGCAGAGATT GCCGGGCCAGTTCTCCTCGCTTTGAGACGTCGGACAAGATGCACTCAGAGCCGACGCTGCCTATGCCCGAAAAGACTCCTGGCTCGGGCAAGGAGCGTGCAGTGGAGCAGCTCGTTCATAACATGGAAAGACTTTTTACAAGATTTACAGAAGTGCAGCAGTGCCTGACAGAAATCAGAGATTACACTCAGAATGGGAAAAAGGCCACGATCGTCTACCCCCAATGCCTGCGAACCCCATATGTCAATGTCACATGCCAGGTACAGTTTTACATGCAAC TgtcagaaaatgttttcatcGATGAGCGGAGGCCAGTGCTGCTGTGTGACGGAAAGCTGTGTCTGCGTATCCTCCAAGACCTCTTCAACCTAACCATTGTGGAGATGATGTATG